One window of Halichondria panicea chromosome 7, odHalPani1.1, whole genome shotgun sequence genomic DNA carries:
- the LOC135338828 gene encoding uncharacterized protein LOC135338828 isoform X1, with the protein MIAATMMWLMLLLALSPAFVGLTASVPGSSCLAEDIVLCRDSLIADMVSFRKSHKKVHNPFSVSLRRSSPVGSHKYHVEVSGNDPEAQVVAFVLQVCSHADHETNKFTSTGKESWKIVSCINLDDTVIQLISAPKPFIAVDFVSKSTTVSLRYLLVDDNMAVYEGTQMVSLASTMISQHNNIMSNNHIRRKRVTSDDPSAYLLMANGDYLHKISLDGNQVQTPVLVDQSNDNILDIDYHYRQRFLYWTDNMAGKIMRANLDGSGVSTVIEEGLMEPDGLSVDWVTNKLYFTDTVLDIVGVFDLESNLFKVLISTLGDSNATEPRAIVVDPSTRWVYWTDWGNPAKIERASMDGRNRTVLHNTGLVWPNGITLDYSRQVLYWVDASEDVLQSSNVDGSNRITLANQATGLSHTFGITFINDILFFTDWNGNRLQSIPMSGSALTTVFDGTCTVPYGLVAVSDSRQSDLTNTCSGSSCSQLCLLSSIDPRGYSCSCRDGYSLAANQQNCFLSGNVTDYSSSELGTCMAAGHSTCCVGGDCGGSPLSCYCDANCHVFGDCCQDVPTDCISAGSTPYLVYASEPFIHLMTLPVNATDTQVRTRIIVSGLSRAADIDFHYRDGYLYWSDVTKMEVWRSNFDGSGAVKIMDTGSSPATDIAVDWVTNKLYWVNGTDSTINIFDLTSGSHATVLTVDGTVTDIALHPGNREMYISVSGSTPRIEKASMDGSNRVTFQAMNISLPSSLTIDNSLEVVWADTQLNRIESATFDGLSRGVAYSESSLPARDPMSFTIHLDTLYFVGFFVGVYAARTDSNPRLLSNVGCTLADSIQVISNARQPLVSNPCADNNGGCSTSEMCVLSIDGHTCLTIGTTVTPLPTLGTCAAAGITECCVTGSCMGNPPTCSCSTNCQLFRSCCSDVITTCTTEPTTDTPQVTASVVITGPESPSELDNISIECSIRANPRAEITWLLVKVSLTEAARILSGPRISIIENDQATNILQIAKVTAADNGVYVCEADNGIGSPGTGMWDLRIISVDDCLDGQPCQNGGTCVDKVGGYSCVCPTTFRGTTCQLQDLTQLPPSLPVIESHPSSTSVALASSLNLTCSASGSPSPGYSWYKDGELVLGETMSFLYISEAHPEDRGDYTCKATNDVGEDVSNPASVNVPGVLQYTTQVRLSTNSTSLLSEAILVLASSELADTDSDVFSVIISNITRVGNSFEATVYVSLVTPQDQPGSEQVARIRESLTSELRQTQYILSADDLIRVDGCTSEEYMGYSWPETHLGTMATAACPCAEILGDSAGEVKRFCGGTFSRGGEWREGLDVSCETTLSEVSRQLCDIASEVSANQSVQASRDVLNITSSPQNLTTSHVTLATSVVEQLTEEAATNPEVRDNYLLTIDNIQQADADVIVESQVTMNTTLRILDSLGTFLDNLDITTVNSSGNLTTFTFSTYALQVQEVDPDSFNGQTFIVNLGSVEQAVNSSGVIEQESLLTVDGVANDISGTNTELSQNGSTASLQLTPEIFENCVSNESSTNSSSVVSQRLSYSVFVSDVLFLPENRTLNQVGSIVVAVRLRCQLANKTMLIVPVRSTFRVSDGVAKSSCAVYKTEDRFGAWNTDGCREVARSDGTLECKCTHLGHFGILLDLNPTSLPEALSVILSVVTFVGLGLSIICLVVFFLTYLLSKKLRMNTHGHVLVHMSVSLLGLYVTFLIAGFTTGVPGLCGVMSALVQYFFLVFFAWTMAESIFLYLKLVTVLESYSFTFRYTLKSAIPAWLIPVLIVAVSGGAGHQFYTSRYYCRPTEWPFYFGFILPFLVAYVFNWIFFVLIMISICRHKRNMNVLKEKEKTSTENVREFKVKFIIALSLAVVLGLGWVFGLVATSSNVVELTFTLQIIFGVFVGSQGVLIFILHGVRNKDFREFWARFVPGLRKQLPRDTISSERGQIKSLRFKGGSGTDSITFSNEPAMKNGSRNESIALSDHSSITQNTDLLSKRQSSTVTYVSEGSSIVQSPTDSVFKTDSEMFSNLIPHVEPSRMKHNESKPTVQAIGSAKDPGPQYEEILPGNGGTTTSLPMTRNKSYQLHTVQAARNPGPQYEEILPGIGNPPQYEEVSLAGETPMVIPNIAMTANECYRTVQNEGPR; encoded by the exons ATGATAGctgctacaatgatgtggttgatGTTGCTGCTGGCATTGTCCCCAGCATTTGTAGGATTGACAGCAAGTGTTCCTGGTTCTAGCTGCCTGGCTGAGGACATTGTTTTGTGCAGGGACAGTCTAATAGCTGATATGGTATCCTTCAGAAAGAGTCATAAGAAAGTTCATAACCCTTTTAGTGTGTCACTACGTCGTAGCTCTCCTGTTGGAAGTCACAAATATCATG TCGAGGTGTCCGGGAATGACCCTGAGGCTCAAGTTGTTGCATTTGTACTGCAAGTGTGCAGCCATGCGGACCATGAGACTAACAAGTTTACCTCCACTGGAAAAGAATCATGGAAGATTGTATCTTGCATTAATTTGGAT GATACTGTAATTCAATTGATTTCAGCTCCCAAACCTTTTATTGCTGTGGACTTTGTTTCTAAAtcaaccactgtctcattaAG GTACCTCCTTGTGGATGATAATATGGCAGTCTATGAGGGCACACAGATGGTCAGCCTGGCATCTACC ATGATATctcagcataataatattatgtctaACAATCATATACGGAGGAAACGAG TGACGTCAGATGACCCTTCAGCATACCTGCTCATGGCCAATGGTGATTATCTCCATAAGATCAGCTTGGATGGTAATCAAGTACAAACACCCGTACTGGTCGACCAATCCAACGACAACATTCTGGACATTGACTATCATTACAG GCAGAGATTCTTGTACTGGACTGACAACATGGCTGGAAAAATCATGAGAGCTAACCTAGATGGGAGCGGTGTTTCCACGGTGATTGAGGAGGGTCTCATGGAGCCAG ATGGACTTTCAGTGGACTGGGTTACAAACAAGCTCTACTTCACTGACACTGTATTGGATATTGTGGGGGTGTTTGACTTGGAATCAAACCTCTTCAAAGTGCTCATTTCAACGCTTGGAGATTCCAACGCCACTGAACCAAGAGCAATAGTAGTGGATCCTTCTACACG CTGGGTGTACTGGACAGACTGGGGTAATCCAGCCAAGATTGAGAGAGCTTCTATGGATGGCAGGAATCGAACAGTGCTCCACAACACTGGCCTGGTGTGGCCCAATGGTATTACGTTGGACTACTCTAGACAAGTGCTTTACTGGGTGGATGCTTCAGAGGATGTGCTACAGTCCTCCAATGTGGATGGCAGCAACCGGATAACTCTAGCCAATCAAGCTACTGGTCTATCTCATACCTTTGGCATTACGTTCATCAATGATATCTTGTTTTTCACTGACTGGAACGGTAACAGATTGCAGAGTATACCAATGAGTGGCAGTGCCTTGACTACTGTGTTTGACGGCACCTGCACTGTTCCATACGGTTTAGTTGCTGTGAGTGACAGCAGGCAAAGTGACC TGACCAACACATGCTCTGGTAGCAGCTGCTCACAACTCTGCCTGTTAAGCTCCATTGACCCCCGGGGCTACTCCTGCAGTTGCCGTGACGGATACTCCCTCGCAGCAAACCAGCAAAACTGTTTCCTGTCAG GAAATGTAACAGACTACAGCTCTTCTGAACTAG GCACCTGTATGGCAGCTGGTCATTCTACAtgctgtgtgggtggtgaCTGCGGGGGGTCTCCCCTCTCTTGTTACTGTGACGCTAATTGTCACGTGTTTGGTGATTGCTGTCAGGATGTACCCACAGACTGCATCAGTGCAG GATCTACCCCGTACTTGGTATACGCTAGTGAGCCGTTTATTCATCTGATGACTCTGCCAGTCAATGCAACAGACACTCAAGTTAGAACCAGAATAATCGTGTCTGGCTTGTCGAGAGCAGCTGACATTGATTTTCATTATAG GGATGGGTACCTTTACTGGAGTGACGTGACCAAAATGGAAGTGTGGAGATCAAACTTTGATGGCTCTGGAGCAGTGAAGATAATGGACACAGGGTCCTCACCAGCCA CTGACATAGCGGTTGATTGGGTCACAAACAAGCTGTATTGGGTCAATGGCACAGACTCCACCATCAATATATTTGATTTGACATCTGGAAGTCATGCAACCGTACTTACTGTTGACGGGACAGTGACAGATATTGCACTCCATCCAGGCAACAG GGAGATGTATATCTCTGTTTCGGGAAGTACCCCCAGGATTGAGAAGGCCTCAATGGACGGCAGCAACAGGGTGACTTTTCAAGCAATGAATATTAGTCTCCCCTCTTCACTAACAATTGACAACAGCCTAGAAGTTGTCTGGGCTGACACCCAGCTAAACAGAATCGAGAGTGCCACGTTCGATGGACTGTCGAGGGGTGTGGCTTACAGTGAGAGCAGCTTGCCTGCTCGTGATCCAATGTCGTTTACTATTCACTTGGACACTCTGTATTTCGTTGGGTTCTTTGTGGGTGTATATGCAGCAAGAACAGATTCAAACCCAAGGCTTCTTAGTAATGTCGGCTGCACCTTAGCAGACAGCATTCAAGTAATTAGCAATGCAAGGCAGCCACTAG TTAGTAATCCCTGTGCTGATAACAATGGTGGCTGTTCTACCTCTGAGATGTGCGTGCTTAGCATTGATGGACATACTTGTCTTACAA TCGGAACAACTGTAACGCCGCTACCTACACTTG GTACATGTGCTGCGGCTGGTATCACAGAGTGCTGTGTCACTGGCTCCTGTATGGGGAACCCCCCTACATGCTCCTGCTCTACAAACTGCCAGCTGTTTCGTAGCTGTTGTTCTGACGTCATCACCACATGTACAACAGAGCCAACAACAGACACCCCTCAAG TTACCGCTAGTGTGGTGATAACTGGTCCTGAGTCTCCATCAGAGCTGGACAACATTTCCATTGAGTGCTCTATACGAGCCAATCCCAGAGCCGAGATCACTTGGCTGTTAGTGAAAGTATCATTAACTGAAGCTGCTCGCATTCTAAGTGGCCCAAGGATATCCATTATTGAGAATGATCAAGCTACGAACATATTGCAGATTGCCAAGGTAACAGCAGCTGACAATGGAGTGTATGTCTGTGAGGCTGACAACGGTATAGGGTCACCAGGAACAGGGATGTGGGACCTTCGCATCATAA GTGTGGATGACTGTCTTGATGGACAGCCTTGTCAAAATGGAGGTACCTGTGTGGACAAAGTTGGTGGGTATTCTTGCGTCTGTCCAACAACCTTCAGAGGAACAACTTGCCAACTACAAG ACCTTACGCAACTTCCGCCGTCACTGCCAGTAATCGAATCACATCCGTCAAGCACAAGTGTGGCCCTTGCTTCATCACTAAACCTCACCTGTTCGGCATCAGGCTCCCCTTCCCCTGGTTACAGTTGGTACAAAGATGGGGAGCTTGTATTGGGAGAGACTATGTCTTTCCTATACATATCAGAGGCACACCCTGAGGACAGAGGAGACTACACGTGCAAGGCTACCAATGACGTTGGAGAGGATGTCTCCAATCCCGCCTCTGTTAATGTTCCAG GAGTGCTACAATACACTACTCAAGTAAGATTGTCAACAAATTCCACCAGCCTTCTCAGTGAA GCCATTCTGGTGTTGGCCAGCAGTGAGCTAGCAGACACTGACAGTGACGTCTTCTCTGTCATCATATCAAACATCACTCGCGTAGGGAACTCATTTGAAGCAACTGTTTACGTCTCTTTGGTGACTCCACAAGATCAGCCTGGCTCCGAGCAAGTAGCACGAATACGAGAGAGCCTAACTAGTGAATTGCGACAAACACAATATATTCTCAGTGCTGATGATCTCATTAGAGTTG atGGGTGCACATCTGAAGAGTACATGGGCTATTCCTGGCCCGAGACACACCTTGGTACTATGGCAACAGCAGCCTGTCCGTGTGCAGAGATCCTGGGTGACTCTGCAGGTGAAGTGAAGCGGTTTTGTGGAGGGACATTTTCTCGTGGGGGAGAGTGGAGGGAAGGGCTTGATGTCAGCTGTGAAACAACCTTGTCTGAAGTGTCTCGACAGCTGTGTGACATTGCCTCG GAAGTTTCAGCTAATCAGAGTGTTCAAGCATCAAGAGATGTATTGAATATCACGTCCTCGCCCCAAAACTTGACAACCAGTCATGTGACACTAGCTACATCAGTTGTGGAGCAATTGACAGAAGAAGCAGCAACAAATCcggag GTGAGAGACAACTACTTGCTCACTATTGACAACATACAGCAAGCTGACGCAGATGTAATAGTTGAGAGCCAAGTGACGATGAATACTACACTAAG GATTCTAGACAGTCTGGGAACATTCTTAGACAACCTTGATATCACCACTGTCAACTCTAGCGGTAACTTGACTACATTCACTTTCAGCACGTATGCTCTACAAGTGCAAGAAGTGGACCCTGACAGCTTCAATGGGCAGACTTTTATTGTTAACTTGGGGTCAGTGGAACAAGCTGTGAACAGTTCTGGAGTTATTGAGCAAGAATCACTACTCACAGTCGATGGTGTTGCTAATGACATCAGTGGTACAAATACTGAGCTTTCTCAAAATGGGTCTACGGCTTCACTGCAACTGACTCCTGAAATATTTGAGAATTGTGTTAGTAATGAAAGCAGTACTAACTCATCATCAGTTGTTAGTCAAAGACTCAGTTATTCTGTGTTTGTGAGTGATGTGTTGTTTCTCCCAGAGAACAGAACTTTGAATCAAGTCGGTTCGATTGTAGTTGCTGTGCGACTGAGATGCCAGCTAGCTAACAAAACAATGCTCATTGTACCAGTGAGGTCGACATTCCGAGTTTCG gatggAGTTGCTAAAAGCAGTTGTGCAGTGTACAAAACAGAAG ATCGTTTTGGCGCCTGGAACACTGATGGGTGTAGGGAGGTGGCTAGATCGGATGGAACTCTTGAGTGTAAATGCACCCATTTGGGCCATTTTGGAATTTTACTC GACTTGAATCCAACCTCTTTACCAGAGGCCCTGTCCGTCATTCTGAGTGTCGTCACATTTGTCGGTCTGGGACTGTCAATAATATGTCTTGTTGTCTTTTTTCTCACCTACCTGCTCAGCAA GAAACTTCGCATGAATACCCACGGACATGTTCTGGTCCACATGAGCGTTTCACTGTTGGGTCTCTATGTCACGTTCCTTATTGCTGGCTTCACCACTGGGGTCCCTGGCTTGTGTGGGGTTATGTCCGCCCTTGTGCAATACTTCTTCCTGGTGTTTTTTGCGTGGACCATGGCAGAGTCTATCTTTCTCTATCTCAAATTGGTGACTGTGCTGGAGTCGTATTCTTTCACATTCAGATACACACTCAAATCAGCTATACCAGCGTGGC TTATTCCAGTGCTGATTGTGGCAGTGAGTGGGGGAGCAGGACATCAGTTCTATACCAGCCGCTACTA TTGCCGTCCAACAGAATGGCCGTTCTACTTCGGGTTCATACTTCCATTTCTGGTCGCCTACGTATTCAACTGGATCTTCTTTGTTCTCATTATGATCTCTATCTGCAGACACAAACGAAACATGAATGTTTTGAAGGAGAAGGAGAAAACATCAACTGAAAACGTACGGGAATTTAAAGTCAAATTCATAATTGCTTTGTCCCTTGCTGTTGTACTTGGTTTGGGCTGGGTGTTTGGACTAGTGGCTACAAGCTCAAATGTTGTTGAGCTGACATTCACACTTCAAATCATCTTTGGAGTATTTGTTGGTTCCCAAGGAGTCCTCATCTTCATTCTACACGGTGTCAGAAACAAAGACTTTCGTGAGTTTTGGGCCAGATTTGTTCCTGGACTACGGAAGCAACTCCCCAGGGACACGATTTCTTCCGAACGAGGGCAAATAAAATCGCTGCGTTTTAAAGGTGGGAGTGGCACAGATTCTATTACTTTTAGTAACGAACCTGCCATGAAGAATGGAAGCAGAAATGAATCGATAGCACTCAGTGATCATTCGTCCATTACTCAGAATACAGATCTTCTCTCTAAAAGGCAAAGCTCCACGGTAACATATGTGAGTGAGGGTAGTAGCATTGTACAGAGCCCTACTGACTCCGTGTTCAAGACCGATTCTGAGATGTTTTCAAATCTGATTCCGCATGTAGAGCCATCACGGATGAAACATAATGAAAGCAAACCAACTGTGCAAGCTATTGGCTCTGCAAAGGACCCAGGACCACAATATGAGGAGATATTACCAGGCAATGGAGGGACCACCACTAGCTTGCCAATGACACGTAACAAATCCTACCAGCTACATACTGTGCAAGCTGCAAGGAACCCAGGACCACAATATGAGGAGATATTACCAGGCATTGGTAACCCCCCACAATATGAAGAAGTTTCATTGGCTGGTGAAACTCCAATGGTAATTCCAAACATAGCTATGACAGCCAATGAATGCTATCGAACTGTGCAAAATGAAGGACCACGATAG